A window from Hemibagrus wyckioides isolate EC202008001 linkage group LG19, SWU_Hwy_1.0, whole genome shotgun sequence encodes these proteins:
- the LOC131370171 gene encoding NACHT, LRR and PYD domains-containing protein 3-like, giving the protein MKSDQSMEVLLVFKDGDSSLLHSVLQKAGDRRETIITDTGNHPESAAVNEVQKKFRLNLMKKFQCLNGVIINLGTQPLLNEIYTELYITEGDSGEVNNEHEVRQMEAASRRTTTEETPIKCNDIFKPLSEQNEPIRSVLTKGVAGIGKTVSVQKFILDWAEGKANQDVHLIFPLPFRELNLMKDQKLSLMELLHVCFKETVWKRFCSFLTDWTSVVFL; this is encoded by the exons atgaAGAGTGATCAGTCTATGGAGGTTCTTCTGGTGTTTAAAGATGGAGACTCCTCACTTCTACACAG TGTTCTACAGAAAGCAGGAGACAGAAGAGAAACGATCATCACAGATACAGG GAACCACCCAGaatctgctgctgtaaatgaagtcCAGAAAAAGTTCAGATTAAATCTGATGAAGAAGTTTCAGTGTTTGAATGGAGTGATAATAAACCTGGGAACCCAACCCCTCctgaatgagatctacacagagctctacatcacagagggagacagtggagaagtcaataatgaacatgaggtgagacagatggaGGCAGCGTCCAGGAGAACAACAACAGAGGAAACACCAATCAAATGTAATGACATCTTTAAGCCTTTATCTGAACAAAACGAACCCATCAGATCTGTGCTGACAAAGGGAGTCGCTGGCAtcggaaaaacagtctctgtgcagaagttcattctggactggGCTGAAGGGAAAGCAAATCAGGACGTCCACCTcatatttccacttcctttcagagaactgaatttgatgaaggaccagaaACTGAGTCTGATGGAGCTTCTTCATGTCTGTTTTAAGGAAACAGTTTGGAAaaggttctgttcatttttgacaGATTGGACAAGTGTCGTTTTCCTCTAG